One region of Streptomyces capillispiralis genomic DNA includes:
- a CDS encoding AAA family ATPase yields MNRTTACATTTGVALPQQPAAQVRGARGALPAPVVRDLRARAGRSPRALLFGPRDLVVVTGLPGSGKSTLMRRAVRGVGIDSQNTRDRWERRMPHFLPYGVYRPLVRLAHYAGLRRALRAGGGIVVHDCGTQAWVRRWLAREARRRGAALHLLLLDVTPQEALAGQRERGRGVSRYAFLRHRAAGDRLLRAVERGEVPAGCGSAVLIDRDAADTLRRIGFAA; encoded by the coding sequence GTGAACAGGACCACGGCGTGCGCCACCACCACGGGGGTCGCGCTGCCCCAGCAGCCGGCCGCTCAGGTCCGGGGGGCCCGCGGCGCGCTGCCGGCGCCCGTCGTCCGCGATCTGCGCGCCCGGGCCGGCCGCAGCCCGCGCGCCCTGCTCTTCGGGCCCCGGGACCTCGTCGTGGTCACCGGACTGCCCGGCAGCGGCAAGTCCACGCTGATGCGGCGCGCGGTGCGCGGCGTCGGCATCGACTCGCAGAACACCCGGGACCGCTGGGAGCGCCGCATGCCGCACTTCCTGCCGTACGGGGTGTACCGCCCGCTGGTCCGCCTCGCGCACTACGCCGGGCTGCGCCGGGCGCTGCGGGCCGGCGGGGGCATCGTCGTCCACGACTGCGGGACGCAGGCCTGGGTGCGCCGCTGGCTGGCCCGCGAGGCCCGACGCAGGGGCGCCGCCCTGCACCTGCTGCTGCTCGACGTCACACCGCAGGAGGCGCTGGCCGGCCAGCGCGAGCGCGGGCGCGGGGTCTCCCGGTACGCGTTCCTGCGCCACCGCGCGGCCGGCGACCGGCTGCTGCGCGCCGTGGAGCGCGGGGAGGTCCCGGCCGGCTGCGGTTCGGCGGTCCTGATCGACCGGGACGCGGCCGACACGCTCCGCCGCATCGGCTTCGCGGCCTGA
- the glyA gene encoding serine hydroxymethyltransferase yields MSLLNTPLHELDPAVAAAVDAELHRQQSTLEMIASENFAPVAVMEAQGSVLTNKYAEGYPGRRYYGGCEHVDVIEQIAIDRVKELFGAEHANVQPHSGAQANAAAMFALLKPGDTIMGLNLAHGGHLTHGMKINFSGKLYDVVAYHVGDDGQVDMAEVERLAKESKPKLIVAGWSAYPRQLDFAAFRRIADEVGAYLMVDMAHFAGLVAAGLHPNPVPHAHVVTTTTHKTLGGPRGGVILSTAELAKKINSAVFPGQQGGPLEHVIAAKAVAFKVCATEDFKERQRRTLEGARILAERLVQDDVKAVGVDVLSGGTDVHLVLVDLRDSELDGQQAEDRLHEVGITVNRNAIPNDPRPPMVTSGLRIGTPALATRGFTAEDFAEVADVIAETLKPSYDVEALRARVTALAGKHPLYPGLK; encoded by the coding sequence ATGTCGCTTCTGAACACGCCCCTGCACGAGCTCGACCCGGCGGTCGCCGCCGCGGTCGACGCCGAGCTGCACCGCCAGCAGTCCACCCTCGAGATGATCGCCTCGGAGAACTTCGCCCCGGTCGCGGTCATGGAGGCCCAGGGCTCGGTCCTCACCAACAAGTACGCCGAGGGCTACCCCGGCCGCCGCTACTACGGCGGCTGCGAGCACGTCGACGTGATCGAGCAGATCGCCATCGACCGGGTCAAGGAGCTCTTCGGCGCCGAGCACGCCAACGTGCAGCCGCACTCCGGCGCGCAGGCCAACGCCGCCGCGATGTTCGCGCTGCTCAAGCCCGGCGACACCATCATGGGCCTGAACCTGGCGCACGGCGGGCACCTGACCCACGGCATGAAGATCAACTTCTCCGGCAAGCTCTACGACGTGGTCGCGTACCACGTGGGTGACGACGGCCAGGTCGACATGGCCGAGGTCGAGCGCCTCGCCAAGGAGAGCAAGCCGAAGCTGATCGTCGCCGGCTGGTCGGCGTACCCGCGGCAGCTGGACTTCGCCGCGTTCCGCCGGATTGCGGACGAGGTCGGCGCCTACCTCATGGTCGACATGGCGCACTTCGCCGGTCTGGTGGCCGCGGGCCTGCACCCGAACCCGGTGCCGCACGCCCACGTCGTGACGACCACCACGCACAAGACCCTCGGCGGTCCGCGCGGCGGTGTGATCCTCTCCACGGCCGAGCTGGCCAAGAAGATCAACTCGGCGGTCTTCCCCGGCCAGCAGGGCGGCCCGCTGGAGCACGTGATCGCCGCCAAGGCGGTCGCCTTCAAGGTGTGCGCCACCGAGGACTTCAAGGAGCGCCAGCGCCGCACCCTGGAGGGCGCCCGCATCCTGGCCGAGCGCCTGGTCCAGGACGACGTCAAGGCGGTCGGCGTGGACGTGCTGTCCGGCGGCACCGACGTGCACCTGGTCCTGGTCGACCTGCGCGACTCGGAGCTGGACGGGCAGCAGGCCGAGGACCGGCTCCACGAGGTCGGCATCACCGTCAACCGCAACGCGATCCCGAACGACCCGCGCCCGCCGATGGTCACCTCGGGTCTGCGCATCGGCACGCCCGCCCTGGCCACCCGCGGCTTCACCGCCGAGGACTTCGCCGAGGTCGCGGACGTGATCGCCGAGACGCTCAAGCCGTCGTACGACGTCGAGGCCCTCCGGGCACGGGTGACCGCTCTCGCCGGGAAGCACCCGCTGTACCCCGGTCTGAAGTAA
- the gcvT gene encoding glycine cleavage system aminomethyltransferase GcvT produces MSSTEPRRTALDALHRSLGATMTDFAGWDMPLRYGSERDEHNAVRTRAGLFDLSHMGEITVTGPRAAALLDFALVGNIGGVKPGRARYTMICREDGGILDDLIVYRLGETEYMVVANASNAQVVLDALVERSAGFDAEVRDDRDAYALLAVQGPESPGILKSLTDADLDGLKYYAGLPGTVAGVPALIARTGYTGEDGFELFVKPEHAVELWQALTKAGEGAGLVPCGLSCRDTLRLEAGMPLYGHELTTSLTPFDAGLGRVVKFEKEGDFVGRAALAEAAERAAAEPPRVLVGLVAEGRRVPRAGYPVVAGGEVIGEVTSGAPSPTLGKPIAMAYVDAAHAAPGTEGVGVDIRGSHEPYEVVALPFYKRQK; encoded by the coding sequence ATGAGCAGTACCGAACCCCGCCGGACCGCGCTCGATGCCCTGCATCGCTCGCTCGGCGCGACGATGACCGACTTCGCCGGCTGGGACATGCCCCTGCGCTACGGCTCCGAGCGCGACGAGCACAACGCCGTGCGCACGCGGGCCGGCCTGTTCGACCTCTCGCACATGGGCGAGATCACGGTCACCGGCCCGCGGGCCGCCGCCCTCCTCGACTTCGCCCTGGTGGGCAACATCGGCGGGGTGAAGCCCGGTCGTGCCCGCTACACCATGATCTGCCGCGAGGACGGCGGCATCCTGGACGACCTGATCGTCTACCGGCTCGGCGAGACCGAGTACATGGTCGTGGCCAACGCCTCCAACGCCCAGGTGGTGCTGGACGCGCTGGTGGAGCGCTCGGCCGGCTTCGACGCCGAGGTGCGCGACGACCGGGACGCGTACGCGCTGCTCGCCGTCCAGGGCCCCGAGTCCCCCGGCATCCTGAAGTCCCTCACCGACGCCGACCTCGACGGCCTGAAGTACTACGCCGGCCTGCCCGGCACCGTCGCCGGCGTCCCCGCGCTCATCGCCCGCACCGGCTACACCGGCGAGGACGGCTTCGAGCTGTTCGTGAAGCCGGAGCACGCGGTGGAACTGTGGCAGGCGCTGACCAAGGCGGGCGAGGGCGCGGGCCTGGTCCCGTGCGGTCTCTCCTGCCGGGACACGCTGCGCCTGGAGGCGGGCATGCCGCTGTACGGGCACGAGCTGACCACCTCGCTGACGCCCTTCGACGCCGGTCTGGGCCGGGTGGTGAAGTTCGAGAAGGAGGGCGACTTCGTGGGCCGCGCGGCGCTGGCCGAGGCCGCCGAGCGCGCCGCGGCCGAACCGCCCCGGGTCCTGGTCGGCCTGGTCGCCGAGGGCCGCCGGGTCCCGCGCGCCGGGTACCCGGTCGTCGCGGGCGGCGAGGTGATCGGCGAGGTCACCTCCGGCGCCCCCTCCCCGACGCTGGGCAAGCCGATCGCGATGGCCTACGTGGACGCCGCGCACGCGGCGCCGGGCACCGAGGGCGTCGGCGTGGACATCCGCGGCAGCCACGAGCCGTACGAGGTCGTGGCGCTGCCGTTCTACAAGCGGCAGAAGTGA
- the gcvH gene encoding glycine cleavage system protein GcvH, which yields MSNPQQLRYSKEHEWLSAAEDGVSTVGITEHAANALGDVVFVQLPEVGDDVTAGETCGELESTKSVSDLYSPVSGEITEVNEDVVNDPSLVNSAPFEGGWLFKVRVTDEPADLLTAAEYDAHITG from the coding sequence ATGAGCAACCCCCAGCAGCTGCGTTACAGCAAGGAGCACGAGTGGCTGTCGGCCGCCGAGGACGGCGTGTCGACGGTCGGCATCACGGAGCACGCGGCCAACGCGCTCGGCGACGTGGTCTTCGTCCAGCTCCCCGAGGTCGGTGACGACGTGACCGCGGGCGAGACCTGCGGCGAGCTGGAGTCGACCAAGTCGGTCAGCGACCTGTACTCCCCGGTCTCCGGTGAGATCACCGAGGTCAACGAGGACGTCGTGAACGACCCGTCCCTGGTGAACTCGGCCCCCTTCGAGGGCGGCTGGCTGTTCAAGGTGCGCGTCACCGACGAGCCGGCCGACCTGCTGACCGCCGCCGAGTACGACGCCCACATCACGGGCTGA